AAGAACCCGGCCAGGCCGCCGAGCGCCGAGCCGAGCAGCGCGGCGCCGAGGGTGGCGCAGACGCCGACGGTGATGGAGGCGCGGGCCCCGTAGACGGTACGGGTGTACACGTCGCAGCCCTGGGTGTCGTAGCCGAAGGGGTGGCCGGGTGCGGGGCCCTGCTGGGACTTAGACAGCTCGCAGTGCAGCGGGTCGCCGCTCGCGATGAGCTGCGGCCAGATGGCGATGACGACGAGGAAGAGGATCAGCAGCGCGGAGACGACGAAGACGGGGTTGCGGCGCAGTTGGTGCCAGGCGTCGGACCACAGGGAGCGGGCCGGCTGCTGCGGGCCGCTCCCGGAGCCGGTACTGCCGTCCCCCAGCGGCTTCTCCAGGCTTTCGCCCTCTTCCAGGGCCAGGTCCATGGCGCCTCCCTGCCCCGTCGGCGCGATGGCTTCGTTGTCACCGGGCTGGAGCGGGTCGTAGTGCTCAGGCATAACGGATCCTCGGGTCCAGGACCGCGTAGAGCAGGTCGACGAGCAGGTTCGCGAGCAGGAAGACGATGACGAGGATCGTCACGAAGCCGACCACGGTCGGGGAGTTGTTGCGCAGGATGCCCTGGTACAGCTGGTAGCCGACGCCGTGGATGTTGAAGATCCGCTCGGTGACGATGGCGCCGCCCATCAGGGCGCCGATGTCGGTGCCGATGAAGGTGACGACGGGGATGAGCGAGTTGCGCAGCAGGTGCCGGGTGATGACGCGCCTGCGCGGGAGGCCCTTGGCGACGGCGGTGCGGACGTAGTCGGCCTTGACGTTCTCGGCGATGGAGGTGCGCGAGAGCCGGGTGACGTAGGCGAGGGAGACGAGCGCGAGGACGACGCCGGGCAGGAGCAGCTCGCCGAAGGGGGCGTCGGCGGAGACGGTGGGCCGGACCCAGCCCCATTCGACGCCGAAGAGGTACTGGAGGAGGTAGCCCGTCACGAAGGTGGGCACGGAGATGACGACCAGCGTGAGCACCAGCAGGCTCGTGTCGACCGCCTTGCCCCGGCGCAGCCCGCTGACCACGCCCAGCGTGATCCCGACGACGATCTCGATGACGATGGCGACCATGGTCAGGCGCAGGGTGACGGGGAAGGCCGTGGCCATCAGCTCGGTGACCTCCTGACCGTTGAAGGCGGTGCCGAAGTCGCCCTGGAAGATCTGCCCCATGTAGTGGAGGTACTGCTTCCACAGGGGTTGGTCGAGGAAGAGGTCCTTGCGGATGCGGGCCGCGGTGGCGGGGTCGGGCGCCTTGTCGCCGAAGAGGGCCGCGACGGGGTCACCGAGCGCGTACACCATGAAGAAGATCAGGAACGTGCTGCCGATGAACACCGGGATCATCTGGAGCAGCCGCCGGATCACATAACGTCCCATGGACTGCTCCAGGATCGGTCCGAAGGCGGGTCAGCTGACCTTGATCTCGTTGTAGACCGGGACGCTGAACTGGTTGAGGGTGACGTCGGAGATCCGTTCGGAGTGCCCGGCGCTGCCGTTCTGGTACCAGAGCGGGATGGAGGGCATCTGTTCGCCGAGGATCTTCTCCGCGTCCTGGAACTTGGCGATCGCCTTGGCCGCGTCGCTCTCCTGGTTGGCCTCGTCGATGAGCTTGTCGAAGTCCGGGTTGCTGAACTTGCCGTAGTTGGAGGAGGCGCCGGTGTAGTAGAGCGGCTCCAGGAAGTTCTGGATCAACGGGTAGTCGGCCTGCCAGCCGGAGCGGAAGGGGCCGGTCAGCTTGAAGGCGCTCTGCTGGTTGCGGAAGTCGGCGAAGGTACCGACCGGGTTGACGGTGCAGACGGGGCCTTCGCCGATGGCGTTGTTGATGCTGTTGCAGACGGCGTCCATCCACTCGCGGTGCGAGCCCGTGTCCACGTTGGACGTCAGCGTGACCTTGCCGCCGGGAATCCCGCCGGCGTCCTGGATGAGCTTCTTGGCCGCCACCGGGTCGTAGGTGCACAGGTCGCCGCAGACGTCCTTGAAGCCGCCCTTGGCGCCGAGGGCCGGGGAGGTCCAGTCCTTGGCGGGGGTGCGGGTCTCGCGGAAGATCTGCCGGGTGATCTCGTCACGGTTGATGGCGCGCGAGATGCCCTGGCGGACCTTCTCCATCCCGGCCTTGCCCCAGTTCGGGTCGTACAGGGGGAAGGTGAGGGTCTGGATGATGAGGGCCGGCTGGTTGATGTAGCGGTCCCCGAGGTCGTTCTTGACGTTCTTGAGCTGCTGCGCGGGCACGTCGTCGACGAGGTCGAGGTTGCCGGAGATCAGATCGGTGTAGGCGGTGTTGTTGTCGGTGTAGACCTTGAGGTCCACACCTCCGTTCTGCGCCTTGTCGGGGCCCGGGTAGCCGTCCCACTTGCGCAGCTTCATGCCGGTGCCCTTGGTGTACGAGTCCACCGTGTACGGGCCGTTGCCCACGGGCTTGTTCAGCCAGGCGGCGTGGTCGGTGAAGAAGGACTTGGGCAGCGGGGAGAAGGCCTGGTAGCCGAGGGTCTCGGGCCAGGTGGAGAACTTCGCCTTCAGGGCGACCGTGAAGGTCTTGGCGTCCTTGACGACGAGCCCGGACATCGTCTTGGCCTTCGGCTCGCCGGAGGCCGGGTGCAGGTCGGCGTATCCGACGATGTCCGCGAAGAAGGGCGCGTTGTTCTGTTTGTTGCGCACGTCCGCCGCGTAGTTCCAGGCGTCCACGAAGGACTGGGCGGTGACCGGCTCGTCGTTGCTGAACTTCCAGCCGTCCTTCAAGGTGATCGTGAAGTTCTGGCTGTCGGTCGTGTCGATCTTGTCGGCGAGCATGTTGACGGCCTCGCCCGTCTTCGGGTCGTACCGCTTGAGGCCCCGGAAGAGCATGTCGAGGACCTTGCCGCCCTGCACCTCGTTGGTGTTGGCCGGCTCCAGCGGGTTCTGCGGGTCACCCCAGGAGGAGCTGACGATGCCCGCGTCCCCGCCGCCCGCGCCGCTGTCGCTTCCGCCGCCGCAGGCCGTCGCCGCGAGGGCGACGGCCGCCGCGCATGCGGCCCACTTGACGTGGGTGGCTCCGCGCATGGAGTGCCTCCTAGGTCCCAAGACTCACGTAGGCCCCAATGTCACCCCAGGTGGGGGCCTGCGCACTCATGGTTGGACCGATTGCACCCGGGCGATACGCGCGCGTCACCCCTGTGGGTGCAAACCAAGCTCCCAGGTGTCGAGGGCGTAGTGCGGCCGCATGCCGTGCGCCTCGTAGAGCGCCAACGCGCCGGTTTCGTTGCCGGTGTCGACGCCGAGGCCCACGGTGTTCCGGCAGCGTCCGGCGTAGACGGCGAAGGCGTGGCGCAGCAGGAATCCGCCGATGCCCCGCTCCCGTACGTCCTCGCGTACGCCGAGGTGGCTGATCCAGCCCATGCCGGTGTGGTCGTCGCGGGTGAGGAGGACGGCTACGTCGCCCCGCGCGGGCAGGGCCGCGATCCAGACCAGGGTCCAGTCCAGCCCGCGGGCGTCGAGGTGGTCGAGCCAGGGCTCGTACGCCCGCTCCACGTGCCCGAAGTGCGCGGCGAAGGTCTCCTCCACCAGGGCGTGCGCCCGCCGCCGGTCGGCCTCGTCCGTGCCGCAGTGGCGCAGCGTCAGCCCTGCCGGGGGCCGCGGCGCCGGGTCCCCCGACCGGTCCAGCGGGCGGGTCATGACCTGGTGGCGGCGCACGGTGCGGTAGCCGCGCCGGGCCAGGACCCCCGGGTGGAGGGCGGGTTCCGCGTTCAGCTGGATGCGCAACACGGCGCCCCGGTCGGCGCCCGCCATCCGCCGGGCCCGGATCTCCATCAGCTCCAGCAGCCGCACGGCCGCCCAGGTGTGGCCGGGCAGGACGTAGTGGTCGCCGTCGACCCTGCCGGGCCCGGAGTCGGCCCGGACCAGCGCGTAGGCGACGGGCCGGCCGCCCTGGAGGGCGAGCCAGGAGTCGGTGGCGAGGTGCACGAGGGGGTGGTGGAGGTCGGCCTCGACGCTGCCGAGGTCCGTCTCCGGTCTGCCGATCTCGATCACGTCGACGGCGTTGAGCAGCGCACAGATGTCGGCGGCGTCCCCCGGCCCGGCGGGGCGGACGGTCAGCGTGTCGGTCATCCGGACACTCTCGGCCGGGCCCCGGCGCGGCCGCAACCGCCTCCGCCCGAGTACCGGAGCCGAAAACGCGGGCGCGCCCGGCACCGGAGGAATCCGGTGCCGGGCGCGCCCCGTGGAACGTACGCCTCGTGGGATCAGACGGCCAGGATGGCCTTCTCCTCCGCGAAGTGGCAGGCCGACTCGTGCGCGGCCGGGGTGTTCACGGTCTTGAAACGCTCCGGGACCGCCAGCAGCGGCTCCTCGGTCGCGCACTTGTCCTCGGCCTTCCAGCAGCGGGTGCGGAAGCGGCAGCCCGACGGCGGGTTGGCCGGCGACGGGACGTCACCGGTGAGGATGATCCGCTCGCGGCCCTCGCGGGCCTCCGGGTCGGGGACCGGGACGGCCGACAGCAGCGCCTGCGTGTACGGGTGCGTCGGGTGGTCGTAGATCTGGGCGTCGGTGCCGATCTCGGCCATCTTGCCCAGGTACATGACGCCGACGCGGTCCGAGATGTGCCGGACGATCGACAGGTCGTGCGCGATGAAGATGTAGGAGAGGTTGAACTCGTCCTGCAGCTTCGCCATCAGGTTGATGACCTGCGCCTGCACCGACACGTCGAGCGCGGAGACCGGCTCGTCGCAGATGATGATCTCCGGGTTGAGCGCGAGGCCGCGGGCGATGCCGATGCGCTGGCGCTGGCCGCCGGAGAACTGGTGCGGGTACCGGTTGATGTACTCCGGGTTCAGGCCCACGACGTCCAGGAGCTCCTGGACCTTGCGGCGCCGGTCGCCCTTGGGAGCCACCTCGGGGTGGATCTCGTACGGCTCGCCGATGATGTCGCCGACCGTCATGCGCGGGTTCAGCGAGGTGTACGGGTCCTGGAACACCATCTGGATGTTGCGGCGCACGGCCTTGAGGGCCTTGCCGGACAGCTTGGTGATGTCCTGGCCCTTGTAGAAGACCTCGCCGGACGTCGCCGTCTCCAGCAGCATCAGCAGCTTGGCGACGGTCGACTTGCCGCAGCCCGACTCGCCGACGATGCCGAGGGTCTCGCCCTGGTGCAGGTCGAAGGAGACCCCGTCGACCGCGCGGACGGCGCCGATCTGCTTCTTGAACAGGATGCCCTGGGTCAGCGGGAAGTGCTTGACCAGGTTGCGCACCTGCAGGATGGGCTCGCCGCGGTCGACGGGCGCCTCGATGGCGGCCAGGGCCGCCGTCTCGGTCGCCGCGTCGACGACCTCGACCTCGCTGATACCGGGGGTCGCGTCCACGGCGTCATCCTTCTTGTCCAACTCAGCCATGGAGCTGCTCCTCCCGGAAGTGGCAGGCGCTGATGCGGCCGGCCAGCTCGGTGCCGTCCTGCTCGGCCACCGGCAGCAGGGCCGGGACCTCGGTGCGGCAGATGTCCTGCGCCTTCGGGCAGCGCGGGTTGAAGGCGCAGCCCGAGGGGGTCTTGAGCAGGTTGGGCGGCAGGCCCTTGATCGCGTAGAGCTCCTGGCCCTTCTGGTCCAGGCGCGGGATCGAGTCCAGCAGCCCTCGGGTGTACGGGTGCGCGGGGCGCTTGTACAGCTCGTGGACCGGTGCCTGCTCGACGATGCGGCCCGCGTACATGACGGCGATCTTGTCGGCCACGTCGGCGACGACGCCGAGGTCGTGGGTGATCAGGATCAGACCCATGTTGTACTCGCGCTGCAGGTCCGCCAGCAGGTCCATGACCTGGGCCTGGACCGTCACGTCGAGCGCCGTGGTGGGCTCGTCCGCGATGATCAGGTCCGGCTCCAGGGCGAGCGCCATGGCGATCATGATGCGCTGGCGCATACCGCCGGAGAACTGGTGCGGGTAGTCGTTGACCCGGCTGCGGGCCGCCGGGATCTTCACCCGGTCCATCAGCTCGATGGACTTGGCCTTGGCGTCCTTCTTCGACATGCCCTGGTGGACGCGGAACATCTCGCCCAGCTGGTTTCCGACGGAGAAGACCGGGTTCAGCGCCGACAGCGCGTCCTGGAAGATCATCGCCATCTTGGGGCCGCGCAGCTTGCGCCGCTCGCTCTCCGGGAGCTGGAGGATGTCCTGCCCCTGGAAGAGGATCTCTCCCTTGGAGACCCGCCCGGGGGGCGAGTCGAGGATGCCCATGATGGCCTGCGCGGTCACGGACTTGCCGGAGCCGGACTCGCCGAGCACGGCCAGCGTCTCGCCCGAGGACACGCTGTAGTTGACGCCGTTGACGGCCTTGACGATGCCTTCGCGGGTCTTGAACTCGACGTGCAGGTCGCGCACTTCGAGTACGGGGCCCTCGGCGCCCCCACCCCTCTGGCGGGGCACTTCTGCGGTGATGCTTGAAGTAGTCATGTGATGGTGCCGCCCTTCTAGCGCAGCTTCGGGTCAAGGGCGTCGCGGAGCCCGTCACCAACGAAAACGAAGCCGAGAACCGTCAGCACGATCGCGATGCTGGGGTACGTCCAGAGGTAGTCCTTGACGCCCATGAAGTCCTTGGCGGCGGCGAGCATGTTGCCCCACTCCGGGACCTCCGGGCTCACGCCCACGCCCAGGAAGGACAGCGAGGCCTCGGCCACGATGGCGCCACCGACGTTGAAGGCGGCGTAGGCCATCACGGCGGCGATGGAGTTGGGAAGGATGTGACGCAGGATGATCCGGCGGGTGTTGGCACCCAGCGCGCGCGCCGCCAGCACGTAGTCGGCCTCGCGGACCGACAGGATCGAGCTGCGCAGCAGGCGGGAGACCGTCGGCCAGGAGAACACGGCCAACGAGATGATCACCGGTGTCACTCCGCGGCCCATCACGATGATGATCACGATGGCGCCGATGAGCAGCGGGAAGGCGAAGAAGACGTCGGCGATGCGCATCAGCACCGAGTCGGTGCCGCGACCGAAGTAACCGGCCAGCGCGCCGACGACGATGCCGATGACGCAGGCCAGGAAGATCGAGGCGAGACCGACGACGACGGCGATGCGGCTGCCGTAGAGGATGCGCGAGAGCTGGTCGCGGCCGAGCGCGTCAGTGCCGAGGAGGTGGTCGCCGCCCGGACCCTGCAGCGTGTTGGTGAGGTCCTGGGCGTACGGGTCGTGCGGGGACAGCAGGGGCGCGAATATCGCGACCAGGAAGAGCAGCGCGACCAGCACGAGGCCGACGACTGCGAGCTTGTTGGCCAGGAAGCGGTGGCGGATCTCGCC
This Streptomyces sp. NBC_00539 DNA region includes the following protein-coding sequences:
- a CDS encoding ABC transporter permease; protein product: MGRYVIRRLLQMIPVFIGSTFLIFFMVYALGDPVAALFGDKAPDPATAARIRKDLFLDQPLWKQYLHYMGQIFQGDFGTAFNGQEVTELMATAFPVTLRLTMVAIVIEIVVGITLGVVSGLRRGKAVDTSLLVLTLVVISVPTFVTGYLLQYLFGVEWGWVRPTVSADAPFGELLLPGVVLALVSLAYVTRLSRTSIAENVKADYVRTAVAKGLPRRRVITRHLLRNSLIPVVTFIGTDIGALMGGAIVTERIFNIHGVGYQLYQGILRNNSPTVVGFVTILVIVFLLANLLVDLLYAVLDPRIRYA
- a CDS encoding peptide ABC transporter substrate-binding protein — translated: MRGATHVKWAACAAAVALAATACGGGSDSGAGGGDAGIVSSSWGDPQNPLEPANTNEVQGGKVLDMLFRGLKRYDPKTGEAVNMLADKIDTTDSQNFTITLKDGWKFSNDEPVTAQSFVDAWNYAADVRNKQNNAPFFADIVGYADLHPASGEPKAKTMSGLVVKDAKTFTVALKAKFSTWPETLGYQAFSPLPKSFFTDHAAWLNKPVGNGPYTVDSYTKGTGMKLRKWDGYPGPDKAQNGGVDLKVYTDNNTAYTDLISGNLDLVDDVPAQQLKNVKNDLGDRYINQPALIIQTLTFPLYDPNWGKAGMEKVRQGISRAINRDEITRQIFRETRTPAKDWTSPALGAKGGFKDVCGDLCTYDPVAAKKLIQDAGGIPGGKVTLTSNVDTGSHREWMDAVCNSINNAIGEGPVCTVNPVGTFADFRNQQSAFKLTGPFRSGWQADYPLIQNFLEPLYYTGASSNYGKFSNPDFDKLIDEANQESDAAKAIAKFQDAEKILGEQMPSIPLWYQNGSAGHSERISDVTLNQFSVPVYNEIKVS
- a CDS encoding GNAT family N-acetyltransferase, encoding MTDTLTVRPAGPGDAADICALLNAVDVIEIGRPETDLGSVEADLHHPLVHLATDSWLALQGGRPVAYALVRADSGPGRVDGDHYVLPGHTWAAVRLLELMEIRARRMAGADRGAVLRIQLNAEPALHPGVLARRGYRTVRRHQVMTRPLDRSGDPAPRPPAGLTLRHCGTDEADRRRAHALVEETFAAHFGHVERAYEPWLDHLDARGLDWTLVWIAALPARGDVAVLLTRDDHTGMGWISHLGVREDVRERGIGGFLLRHAFAVYAGRCRNTVGLGVDTGNETGALALYEAHGMRPHYALDTWELGLHPQG
- a CDS encoding ABC transporter ATP-binding protein, whose product is MAELDKKDDAVDATPGISEVEVVDAATETAALAAIEAPVDRGEPILQVRNLVKHFPLTQGILFKKQIGAVRAVDGVSFDLHQGETLGIVGESGCGKSTVAKLLMLLETATSGEVFYKGQDITKLSGKALKAVRRNIQMVFQDPYTSLNPRMTVGDIIGEPYEIHPEVAPKGDRRRKVQELLDVVGLNPEYINRYPHQFSGGQRQRIGIARGLALNPEIIICDEPVSALDVSVQAQVINLMAKLQDEFNLSYIFIAHDLSIVRHISDRVGVMYLGKMAEIGTDAQIYDHPTHPYTQALLSAVPVPDPEAREGRERIILTGDVPSPANPPSGCRFRTRCWKAEDKCATEEPLLAVPERFKTVNTPAAHESACHFAEEKAILAV
- a CDS encoding ABC transporter ATP-binding protein, which translates into the protein MTTSSITAEVPRQRGGGAEGPVLEVRDLHVEFKTREGIVKAVNGVNYSVSSGETLAVLGESGSGKSVTAQAIMGILDSPPGRVSKGEILFQGQDILQLPESERRKLRGPKMAMIFQDALSALNPVFSVGNQLGEMFRVHQGMSKKDAKAKSIELMDRVKIPAARSRVNDYPHQFSGGMRQRIMIAMALALEPDLIIADEPTTALDVTVQAQVMDLLADLQREYNMGLILITHDLGVVADVADKIAVMYAGRIVEQAPVHELYKRPAHPYTRGLLDSIPRLDQKGQELYAIKGLPPNLLKTPSGCAFNPRCPKAQDICRTEVPALLPVAEQDGTELAGRISACHFREEQLHG
- a CDS encoding ABC transporter permease; translation: MSELTKSTAGAGPAQTAPAAPAEPAIARVTQWGEIRHRFLANKLAVVGLVLVALLFLVAIFAPLLSPHDPYAQDLTNTLQGPGGDHLLGTDALGRDQLSRILYGSRIAVVVGLASIFLACVIGIVVGALAGYFGRGTDSVLMRIADVFFAFPLLIGAIVIIIVMGRGVTPVIISLAVFSWPTVSRLLRSSILSVREADYVLAARALGANTRRIILRHILPNSIAAVMAYAAFNVGGAIVAEASLSFLGVGVSPEVPEWGNMLAAAKDFMGVKDYLWTYPSIAIVLTVLGFVFVGDGLRDALDPKLR